The genomic window ACACGATATGAAATAGCTTGTTGTGTAAACACCATTGTATCATTCCTCCTTTTCAAGAACGTATGGAATATATCTCTTAACCACATTTCTAATTTAACATATACCAATTTATTAATCAACAAAAATAGCGTGAAGTTTATGAATAGTTTGTAAATATTGTGTAAAAAAACATCAAGTAGACTCTTTGTGTTATTAAGTGATGTTCTTTAGAAGGGGATGATGTCACTAAAAAAACAACTCATCATGTAAAAACTATTTACAATCTGTAAAACGTTACTTATACTTCTAATTATTGTTATTTTAGGAGGGATTTTATGGAATGGATTAAATTAATTGGGATTCTAATTATTTTAGTCGGATTTATGTTTAAATTTGATACAATAGCCGTCGTGATTGTCGCAGCACTTTCAACTGCACTTGTATCAGGAATGTCATTTTATGAGTTTTTCACTATGCTAGGAGAAGCATTTGTCAAGAATCGATTGGTTACTATCTTTTTATTGACGTTACCAATGATTGGACTATCAGAACGTTTTGGGCTAAGACAACAAGCAGTTATTTTGATTAAAAAAATAAAAGGCCTAACGCCTGGTAAATTCATTACGCTTTATACAGCTTTACGTGAATTAGCTGGATTATTTGGTCTTCGTTTGTCTGGACATCCTCAATTTGTGCGACCAATTGTCAATCCAATGGCTCAAGCTGCTGCCAAACATACTTATGGTGAGATCACAAGAGAGGATGAGGATAAAATTAAAGCACGTTCAGCTGCTAGTGAAAACTTTGGGAACTTTTTTGCTCAAAATACATTTATTGCATCTGCTGGCGTGTTGCTTATTTATGGTACGTTAAAAGATTTAGGCTATGAAGTTAGTGATGCAAGTATTGCACGTATGGCACTTCTTGTCGCAGTGATTGCATTGGTGTTATCAGCTTTATCAAATTGGTTATTTGATAGAAAATTAGCAAAAAAATATAAAAAGATGAAAGGAGAATAGAAGATGGCTCAATATATTCCAGCAATTTTAGAATTTTTTTATATTTTAATCGGTTTATTATCCATGATGACAGCTGTTCGTTGTTTTAAAGATGAAACAAATGATGCACGAATTGGAACCGGGTTGTTTTGGTTAATACTAGGTGTTATATTTGCAGCAGGTCAACTAATGCCCTATGTGGTATCTGGGGTATTGCTAGCTGTTATTGGTGTATTAACATTATTTAAGCAAGTCAAAATCGGTAAGATAGCCGAATTAGATGAAGAACAAGGTCAACGTTCGGCAGAAACACTTGGTAGTTGGGTATTTTTCCCGTCAGTTTTACTGGCGATTGTTGCGGTAGTTATTTCTTATACACCACTTGGAGGACAAGTTGGGATTGGTGTGGCTTCTATTGTGGCATTGATTGTGGCAATGATTATAACAAAAGCACCGCCAAAAGTTGCGTTTGATGACACAGATCGTATGTTTCAGTCTGTCGGGACAACAGGGATTCTTCCTCAATTATTAGCAGCACTAGGTGTTGTCTTTAATGCAGCTGGTGTAGGAGAGGTGATTTCACAGGCCATTTCAGGTGTTGTACCAGAAGGAAATCGTTTAGCCGGAGTGATTGCATATTGTCTAGGGATGATGATTTTTACCATGGTTATGGGAAATGCGTTTGCGGCATTTACTGTTATTACAGCAGGTATTGGTGTACCATTTGTGATGATGCAAGGTGGTGATCCTGTTGTCGCCGGCACACTTGCGATGACGGCTGGTTTTTGTGGAACGCTCTTAACACCAATGGCCGCAAATTTTAATGCGTTACCTGTTGCATTGCTTGAGATGGATGATACAAATGGCGTTATTAAAGCACAAGCTCCGATGGCTATCGTAATGATAGTTATTCATATTGTTTTAATGTACGTGTTGGCATTTTAATAAAGGAAAGGAAGAAAACAAATGAAAATTTTAGTTACAGGTTTTGATCCGTTTGGCGGAGAATCAACTAACCCAGCTTTAGAAGCAGTTAAAAAGTTACCAGAAACTATTTTAGATGCAGACATTATTAAACTTGAAATACCCACTGTTTTTAACAAATCAGCAGAAGTGGTGAAAGAAGCAATGTCAAAACATCAACCAGATGTTGTTGTAAATATCGGACAAGCAGGTGGCCGTTTTTCGGTGACACCAGAACGTGTTGCAATTAATGTTGATGATGCACGCATTCCAGATAATGAAGGCAATCAACCAATTGATGAAGCCATTCAACCAACAGGTCAGGCAGCTTATTTTACTCAATTACCTGTTAAAGCAATGGTTCAAAGAATGAAAGAATCAGGATTTCCTGGTGCGGTATCTAATACAGCTGGAACGTTTGTATGTAACCATATCATGTATCAAGTCCAATATTTAATTGATACTGAGTTTCCTAACGTTAAAGGAGGCTTCATACATGTCCCTTTTATTACCTCACAAGTCGTAGACAAGCCAAACCAACCAAGTATGAGTTTAGATGATATTGTGCAATCTTTAGAAAAAGCATTAGAAGCGATCGTGTTGTTTAACAATAAAGAAGATATTCGAACAATTGGTGGAGAAACACATTAATAGCAGAGCCAAAAGAATGGGAAGAAAACGTGAAGAAAATTAGCGTTTATCTTCCTCTTTTTAATGATTTAAGCTTAGAATAAGAAAGAAAATAAACGAAAATATGACGAAATAAATAGAAAGTTAAATATTTATTTAAAAGAAGTCAGTTGTGATTGAAATAATTAAAAGATTTTTGTAAAGTTATTTAGGTGCTTATTTAATAATTATGTCCATTTTAGTTTCATATATGTTCTAAAAAGAGTATACTATTAGAAGGAATGTAAGGTAGGTGTTAGTTTGATATTTAGTTTTGTTGGAATGATTATGACAGTCTTAGGTGTTATTTATTTGATTTTTCCTTCGAAAAAGCGTGAAAATAAATACGGATACCGCACACAAAGAGCAAGATACACAGATGCCTCATTTAAGTATGCTCAAAAAGTGGCTGCCAAAATGTTACTCTTAATTGGATTGGGCACTTGGTTAATTGGGTTTATTATAAAGAGTAGTGGAGTATCACAATTCTTTATGTTAGAAATATTTTTGATAGCAATACCTATTATTAGCGTATTCTATCAGATTGAACGTCGTCTTGAGGTATTCAATGATGACTTCGACCGCGAGATTGGTAAAAATGAAAAGGGGGATACACATGAAGTTATTAATGATTGAAGACAACGAGTCTGTCTCAGAAATGATGAAAATGTTCTTTTTGAATGAGGAGTGGGATGTCACCTTCAAGTATGATGGAAAAGAAGGATTAGATACATTTCTTGAGGATCCATCATCATGGGATATGATTACACTGGATTTAAATCTACCGACAATGGACGGGGTGACTGTCTGTCGTGAAATTAGAAAAGAATCTTCTAGTGTACCGATTATTATGTTAACGGCTAGAGATTCTGAAAGTGATCAAGTTATTGGGCTTGAAATGGGTGCTGATGATTATGTGACTAAACCGTTTAGTCCAATTACTTTAATTGCTCGAATTAAGGCGTTACATCGTCGTTCACAAATAAAAGAAGGCAGTGATGGAAGTACTGCTAATGGCAGCAGTGAAGATTTCGATGTTAAAACAGAGCACTTTAAAATTAATATTAATACCCGTGAAGCTTATTTTAACGATCAAATTGTCGGGGGATTAACACCTAAAGAGTTTGATTTATTATTGACATTAGCTAAAAAACCAAGACAAGTGTTTTCACGTGAAAAATTATTGGAATTAGTTTGGGATTACCAATATTTTGGCGATGAACGTACAGTTGACGCACACATTAAAAAATTAAGACAAAAAATTGAAA from Vagococcus martis includes these protein-coding regions:
- a CDS encoding DUF969 domain-containing protein, with protein sequence MEWIKLIGILIILVGFMFKFDTIAVVIVAALSTALVSGMSFYEFFTMLGEAFVKNRLVTIFLLTLPMIGLSERFGLRQQAVILIKKIKGLTPGKFITLYTALRELAGLFGLRLSGHPQFVRPIVNPMAQAAAKHTYGEITREDEDKIKARSAASENFGNFFAQNTFIASAGVLLIYGTLKDLGYEVSDASIARMALLVAVIALVLSALSNWLFDRKLAKKYKKMKGE
- a CDS encoding DUF979 domain-containing protein; translation: MAQYIPAILEFFYILIGLLSMMTAVRCFKDETNDARIGTGLFWLILGVIFAAGQLMPYVVSGVLLAVIGVLTLFKQVKIGKIAELDEEQGQRSAETLGSWVFFPSVLLAIVAVVISYTPLGGQVGIGVASIVALIVAMIITKAPPKVAFDDTDRMFQSVGTTGILPQLLAALGVVFNAAGVGEVISQAISGVVPEGNRLAGVIAYCLGMMIFTMVMGNAFAAFTVITAGIGVPFVMMQGGDPVVAGTLAMTAGFCGTLLTPMAANFNALPVALLEMDDTNGVIKAQAPMAIVMIVIHIVLMYVLAF
- the pcp gene encoding pyroglutamyl-peptidase I, encoding MKILVTGFDPFGGESTNPALEAVKKLPETILDADIIKLEIPTVFNKSAEVVKEAMSKHQPDVVVNIGQAGGRFSVTPERVAINVDDARIPDNEGNQPIDEAIQPTGQAAYFTQLPVKAMVQRMKESGFPGAVSNTAGTFVCNHIMYQVQYLIDTEFPNVKGGFIHVPFITSQVVDKPNQPSMSLDDIVQSLEKALEAIVLFNNKEDIRTIGGETH
- a CDS encoding SdpI family protein, which produces MIFSFVGMIMTVLGVIYLIFPSKKRENKYGYRTQRARYTDASFKYAQKVAAKMLLLIGLGTWLIGFIIKSSGVSQFFMLEIFLIAIPIISVFYQIERRLEVFNDDFDREIGKNEKGDTHEVIND
- a CDS encoding response regulator transcription factor, with protein sequence MKLLMIEDNESVSEMMKMFFLNEEWDVTFKYDGKEGLDTFLEDPSSWDMITLDLNLPTMDGVTVCREIRKESSSVPIIMLTARDSESDQVIGLEMGADDYVTKPFSPITLIARIKALHRRSQIKEGSDGSTANGSSEDFDVKTEHFKININTREAYFNDQIVGGLTPKEFDLLLTLAKKPRQVFSREKLLELVWDYQYFGDERTVDAHIKKLRQKIEKVGPQVIQTVWGVGYKFDDSGIKV